A genomic region of Dickeya solani IPO 2222 contains the following coding sequences:
- a CDS encoding GrxA family glutaredoxin: protein MYAVIFGRPGCPYCVRAKELADKLTEERDDFNYRYIDIHAEGITKADLSKTVGKPVETVPQIFLDENHIGGCTDFEAYARENLFQ from the coding sequence ATGTACGCAGTTATTTTCGGTCGCCCCGGCTGTCCTTATTGTGTCCGCGCCAAAGAGCTGGCTGACAAACTGACCGAAGAGCGTGACGATTTCAATTACCGTTATATCGATATTCACGCGGAAGGCATCACCAAAGCCGATTTGTCCAAAACGGTAGGTAAACCGGTAGAAACCGTCCCTCAGATTTTCCTGGATGAAAACCACATTGGCGGCTGCACCGACTTCGAAGCCTACGCCAGAGAAAACCTGTTCCAGTAA